The nucleotide sequence TCCCCGCAGATCCTCGAACTCGGCCTGATGCCGCTCGTCACCACCGCCTTCCCCGAACGCACGACCTTCCTCGACACGCGGCTGCGCTGGGCCGATGTCAGGACCCGCGCGCCCCGTTCCGGCAGCCTGCCGGTGCGGCTGCTGAGGCTGGCGCGGCGGGTGGCCGGTATCGGCCGCACCTGCCTCGTCCAGGACTACGACATCGTCGTCGCCCGCTGTGTCGGCCCCGTGAACAGCGCCGGGCGCTCCCTGCCGGTCCATGCGGCCCTCAGCCTGATCGGCCTCGCCTTCCGCGGCCTCGTCCTGTTCGCCGCCCGCGGCCCCCGCGTCCGGCTCGCGATCCTCGACGTCACCGACCATCTCACGATCCATCCGCGCGACCGCGCCTTCCTTCGCCGCTGTGACCTGTTCTTCAAGCGGGAACTCGCCGCCAACCGCTGGAACACGCTCGAGACGGTCCTGCCCCGCGGCGCCTGCGCCGGCCATGCCCGGCAGGACCCCGCCTGCCTCGCGCTCCGGGCCAAGCTGCGCCCCTTTGCCCTCGGGATCGAGGCCGCGGCGCTGTCGCCGCCGATCCCAGCCTCCGCTCGCCGCTACGACCTGTTCTACGCCGGCTCGGCGCAGGGGATCGGCTTCCGCGAGGCCGTGAGCAGCGTTCTGCCGCGCTTGGCTGCCCGAGGCTGGCGCATCCACGCGCCCCCGCACCGACTGAGCCGCCAAGCCTTCGCCGAGGCGATCGCCGGGAGCCGGTTCTGCCTGTCGCCGGGCGGTGTCGGCTGGGACTGCTACCGGCATTACGAGGTCGCGGCTTTGGGCAGCGTCCCGATCTTCGACACCCGCCCGCTGACCGGCATCGAACCCTTCCTGCACGGCCGCGAGGGGTTCTATCTCGATCCGCAGGAGGATCTGGAACGCGGCCTCGACCTCTTGCTGCGCACCGACGATGCCGGGGTCGATCGGATGACGGCCGCGGCCCAGGCACTGGTCGAACGGGTCTACACCTTCGACGCGCTGGCTCGTTACGTCATCGGCGAGACCCTGGCGCTGGGCCCGGTCGCCCGGCCCGCTCCCCCGTCCGCGCAGCCGTCGCGCGTCGAGGCTGAAGGCGGGCACGGGCAGCCCTCGATGCGCTAGCCCCCTGTTTCGGCATTGTTTTCCCCTAAAAGCCGTGGCCACTTTTCAGGACGATGGTCGAGGTTCACGAGCCCGCAGGTCCCGCAACCGGACCGGGGAGGGAGCAGGCGAGCGTGTCGCTTTGGCCTCACCGCGCCGATCATGCGTCATCCATGTTGACGCGGCGCCCGGCACAGCCTATCTGACGCCAGCACCGTTGGCGGGGACGCAAGGTCCACGCTTTCCCGAACGCAACAGCCCGTACCGGCCTGATGCGTGACGGTTCCGGTGGGGGATAGTTTAACGGTAGAACCGCGGACTCTGACTCCGCTAGTCCTGGTTCGAATCCAGGTCCCCCAGCCATTGAAAAGACTACGCTTTTTCCAATTCATCGTGAGAACATTACGCCCGGTCGGGAACGCGGTCGGGTGTTTGCGTTCTCGTTTCGAGCTTGCGGATCGCGGCCAGGGCGAGCGCCGGGTCGCGGTTGAGGTAGTGGGCGTCGAGGATCGACCGAACGTCCGCGAGGCTATGCCCCGTGAGAGTTGCGATCTCCGCTTCCGTGCATCCCGCAAGAGCCAGACGGCTTACGGCGGTCCCGCGCAGGTCGTGGAACGTCACGCCACTGATGCCGGCCGAGCGGCACGCCTTGCCCCATGAGGAGCGGAAGCCGTCGCCGGTCCAGGGCCGCCCCTCGGAGTTGAGCAGGATCACCGGGCTCAGGCGCGGCGCGGCATCCAGCCGAGTTTTCAGCGCGGCCCCGACCGGCACCACGACCCGCGCGCCCGTCTTCCCCTGCGTCAGACGAATCGTGCTGCCGTCGTAGGCCGACCAGGGCAGGCGCAGGAGATCTCCTTGGCGCTGTCCGGTCCAGAGGGCCAAGATCAGCGGCAGGTGCAGGTGGGCCGGTGCGCGAGCCAGGAACGCTGCCTCGTCCGCGTCGGTCCACACCTTGTCGGTTCGTGCGGCCCGGTAGAGCCGCCCTCCTCGCTCGCACGGGTTGGCCAGGACCAAGCCGCGGTCGAGCGCCCACGACAGGATGCGCGCCAGCACGCTCCATGCGTAGTCGGCCTGTCGGCGGGAGCGCAGCGCGAGGCGGTCGCGCCATGCCATGAACTCGCCGCGGGTGCGCCGGTCCGTGAGGGCGCCGAGCGGGAAGTCCCCGAACTCAACCTCGATCGCCTTGATGTGGCGGATGTAGTCGGCTCGGGTCCGCGGCTCCCGGCCGAGAAAGGCGTCGCTGGCCTGGAAGCCCTGCATGATTGAGAACAAGGTGCCAGCCGCCGGGGTCCGCCGGGCTGTCACCGCCGCGTTGTAGCTCGCCATGAACTCCGGCGTGCCGGGCTTGCCCTCGATCCGGGGGCCACCCTTCCAGGCGTACCAGTAGGTTCGCTTGGTCCCGTCCGCCAAGACCTTCGTCTTGGAGTTGAGACCCTTCAATCTAACGCGCATTGCGCTTGGCCCTCCATGCGTCGAGTTCGGACGCCGGCTCCGGCCGGACGTCCTCGCTGGGATGGACCACGATCCGATTGCCGTCGATCTCCACGCGGCCGACCTTGAGGCCGGCGGCCAGCGCGCCCTTCACGGCGCGGGTGATGGCGGCCTGAGTTGCCTTGGGCTGACGGGGCACGGTCACGCCTCCACCACGGGTGCGGCGGCCGGGGCCGTGTTGCCGAGCGGCATCCAGTTGGCGGGCTGGTGGTAGACATCGCCGTTGGCGATCGGCGGCTCGTTCTCGCGGCGCCGGATGTCGTTCGGGCTGAAGGCGCCGATCTCACGGCCGAGCCGATAGGCCTCGAACCGGGCCTTCACGTCGCCCCGGAGCAACGTGTCGAGGTCGTGCTCGACGTAGAGGAATCGGCGCGACACGTCCGTGAGCAGGCATCGCAGCATGGCCGCCTCAATCCGGCCGGCGAGCGGCCCAAGCGCGTTCTGGACCAGCGCCCGGCCTTCCTGCTCCGTATTGCTGTAGGTGGCCTTGTCCGTGATGCCGACGGAGGTCGGAGGAAGCCCGAAGATCCGGGCCACGTCCTCGTTCCCGAGCTTGCGGCTGTCGAGGAACTCGGCGTCTTCCGGGGTGAAGGCCATGCGCTCGAACTTGGCGCCGCCGTCCATCACCATCAGCTTGCCGGCCTTGTCCGACCCGACGTAGCGCTCCTCCATGCTCTTGCGGACCTGGATGCGCTGCTCGGGCGTCAGGCGTTCGGCGAACGAGAGGATGCCGGAGGGGCGCAGGCTGTTGGCCGAGAGAGCCGACGCCGTATCGTGATTCGTGAGGGCGAGGCCGAGGGAGCCCCGCGAAATCGAGATGGGGCTTTGCCCGAGGATGCCGTCGCGGGAAGGGCCGCGCAGGTGCAGCATCTCTTCCTGCAGGAGGATGTAGGGGGCACCGCGTTCCTGACTGACACGGTAGCGCAGCCGGCCGGAGGCGAGCCGTTCCACGCCAACGGAGAGCGGCGCCAGCGGGTAGAGCGCCGTCACCTGCCCGCGGGCGTTCCGCTCGATCCGGGCGTAGGCGTTGCCCGTCAGGTCGAGCGAGCGCACCAGAAACTCCCGCGCTTCGAACGCCGTCATGTTCGGGTTGGCGATATCATGGAGCACGCCGTAGAGCGGGTTGTCGTCGGCCCGCTCCCGGCCGCCGTTCTCGGTGCGCCGGTAGAGGTAGAGGCCGACGCTCGCCATCATCTCGGAGCGCAGCGCCACGCACCGGGCCGCTACCGCGAGGTTGGAGAGCACGGCGTCGGGCGTGACGGTGCCGCCCCGGCCCTGTATCCCGAAGAATTCGCCGAGGTAGGGATCGGACAGGCGCACGTCGCCCTCGCCGGCGGCGCGCGTCTCGGTTCCGAACAGGCGTGCCAGGATGCCCATCTTAGCTCCGAAGGGTGTCGAGGTAGCGGGCGGCGAGCGCCAGGCGGTGGCCGGCCGGCGGCGCCGCCGAGCGGGCTTGGACGATGGTGCCAGGGTAGGCGGGCAGCGCCTGGATCACGCTGATTTCGAAGAGCGTGACGGCGCGCAGCTCGCGCTTCTCCCCGGACCATGCCTCCCCGCCCGGGGACGCCGTGAAGCCGAAGGACATGCCGCCGAGATCGCCCCGCTCGGCGAGCGCCAGGATGTCCCGGCCGATGCTGGTGTCCGGCACGTCGAGGTCGAAGGCGAGCCCGCGGGTATCCTCCGCGAGCCGCAGGGTGCCGGACCGGGTGCGGGCCAGGACCCGGCTCGGGTCGTGATCCACCAGGGCCAGCACGTCCCGGCCGAGCG is from Methylorubrum sp. B1-46 and encodes:
- a CDS encoding tyrosine-type recombinase/integrase, whose protein sequence is MRVRLKGLNSKTKVLADGTKRTYWYAWKGGPRIEGKPGTPEFMASYNAAVTARRTPAAGTLFSIMQGFQASDAFLGREPRTRADYIRHIKAIEVEFGDFPLGALTDRRTRGEFMAWRDRLALRSRRQADYAWSVLARILSWALDRGLVLANPCERGGRLYRAARTDKVWTDADEAAFLARAPAHLHLPLILALWTGQRQGDLLRLPWSAYDGSTIRLTQGKTGARVVVPVGAALKTRLDAAPRLSPVILLNSEGRPWTGDGFRSSWGKACRSAGISGVTFHDLRGTAVSRLALAGCTEAEIATLTGHSLADVRSILDAHYLNRDPALALAAIRKLETRTQTPDRVPDRA
- a CDS encoding phage portal protein, with the translated sequence MGILARLFGTETRAAGEGDVRLSDPYLGEFFGIQGRGGTVTPDAVLSNLAVAARCVALRSEMMASVGLYLYRRTENGGRERADDNPLYGVLHDIANPNMTAFEAREFLVRSLDLTGNAYARIERNARGQVTALYPLAPLSVGVERLASGRLRYRVSQERGAPYILLQEEMLHLRGPSRDGILGQSPISISRGSLGLALTNHDTASALSANSLRPSGILSFAERLTPEQRIQVRKSMEERYVGSDKAGKLMVMDGGAKFERMAFTPEDAEFLDSRKLGNEDVARIFGLPPTSVGITDKATYSNTEQEGRALVQNALGPLAGRIEAAMLRCLLTDVSRRFLYVEHDLDTLLRGDVKARFEAYRLGREIGAFSPNDIRRRENEPPIANGDVYHQPANWMPLGNTAPAAAPVVEA
- a CDS encoding HK97 family phage prohead protease, which encodes MTDAAPPERRSASIEVRAKGRRLEGHAALFGVEARIGTFSETIRAGAFKDSLGRDVLALVDHDPSRVLARTRSGTLRLAEDTRGLAFDLDVPDTSIGRDILALAERGDLGGMSFGFTASPGGEAWSGEKRELRAVTLFEISVIQALPAYPGTIVQARSAAPPAGHRLALAARYLDTLRS